A window of the Trichoderma asperellum chromosome 6, complete sequence genome harbors these coding sequences:
- a CDS encoding uncharacterized protein (EggNog:ENOG41), which translates to MATETAATTQLRLASPNGIITRTVLKSPLRDALPSEIPIIDISPIFSPSLSERQAVAQQVRAAARNMGFFYIKNHGIPEDVTQDAYEACLAFFRQDMETKMRATYENARWDNGYRAPDTQRLNPYEGIDVRESFSYLYDPRYDPTVGEDGIKDIPEEVKQHLHNEDYPWEQTSNFPRLKETMVRHIGECLKLARALTRCFALSLGLEEGMFDEKVRYPDASYGLNYYPPITQKATTTVLQDHDDGGDGERVSIGSHTDFQLFTILWQDSHGGLQVLNKQGQWLRARPVDGTLVVNLGDCMQRITNDAYVSTVHRARNYSGSERVSIPFFWGFGLHETCSVVVVAEGEERKYEDVKCDDWVRRRIEGMLELGKLEESVEES; encoded by the coding sequence ATGGCAACGGAAACAGCCGCAACGACGCAGCTgcgcctcgcctcgcccaACGGCATCATCACGCGAACGGTCCTGAAATCGCCCCTTCGCGATGCTCTGCCCTCTGAAATCCCCATCATCGACATTTCGCCCATCTTCAGCCCGTCTCTCAGCGAGCGCCAGGCCGTCGCCCAGCAAGTGCGCGCTGCGGCCCGGAACATGGGCTTCTTCTACATCAAGAACCATGGAATTCCCGAGGACGTGACGCAGGATGCCTACGAGGCGTGTCTGGCTTTTTTCCGACAGGACATGGAGACCAAGATGAGGGCGACGTATGAGAATGCGAGATGGGATAACGGATATAGGGCGCCGGACACGCAGCGATTGAACCCGTATGAGGGGATTGATGTGCGGGAGTCGTTTTCGTATCTCTACGACCCGCGGTATGATCCTACGGTTGGGGAGGATGGGATTAAGGATATACCAGAGGAGGtgaagcagcatctgcacAATGAGGACTATCCGTGGGAACAGACGAGCAACTTTCCGAGGCTGAAGGAGACCATGGTGAGGCACATTGGGGAGTGCTTGAAGCTGGCGAGGGCGCTGACGAGGTGCTTCGCGCTGTCGCTGGGGCTGGAAGAGGGCATGTTTGATGAGAAGGTGAGGTATCCGGATGCGTCGTATGGGCTGAATTACTATCCGCCTATTACACAAAAGGCTACTACTACGGTACTACAGGATCacgatgatggtggtgatggggaGAGAGTCTCGATTGGCTCTCACACAGACTTCCAGCTCTTCACAATCCTCTGGCAAGACTCGCACGGCGGGCTGCAAGTCCTCAACAAGCAGGGCCAGTGGCTCCGCGCGAGGCCCGTCGACGGCACGCTGGTGGTCAACCTGGGCGACTGCATGCAGCGCATCACCAACGACGCGTACGTGAGCACGGTGCACCGGGCGAGGAATTACAGCGGCAGCGAGCGGGTGAGCATTCCGTTCTTTTGGGGGTTTGGGCTGCATGAGACGTGCAGCGTGGTGGTTGTTGcggagggggaggagaggaagtATGAGGATGTGAAGTGCGATGACTgg
- a CDS encoding uncharacterized protein (TransMembrane:1 (i107-126o)) encodes MVELARVPVISQCRSWGRVGWLSRKIPIRAPNTQPGKERLSRKVPFSVPVECLETVVEPQGSHQLQPKEEAEEKKPLLFCICLEFGEVREGRGRGERRFGGKRYQSGFLFGLFEYLLVWFVFRFWVWDSGVLQMNSRIDP; translated from the coding sequence ATGGTTGAGCTCGCAAGAGTTCCTGTCATCTCTCAGTGCCGGTCATGGGGAAGGGTGGGATGGTTGAGTCGCAAGATTCCCATCCGAGCACCAAACACGCAGCCTGGGAAAGAAAGGTTGAGCCGCAAGGTTCCCTTTTCAGTACCGGTTGAGTGTTTGGAAACGGTGGTTGAGCCTCAGGGCTCccatcagctccagccaaAGGAGGAAGcggaggaaaaaaaaccccTTTTGTTTTGCATTTGCTTGGAGTTTGGGGAGGTAAGGGAAGggaggggaaggggggaaaggCGTTTTGGGGGAAAAAGATACCAAAGTGGTTTTTTGTTTGGTCTGTTTGAGTATTTGTTGGTCTGGTTTGTTTTTCGGTTTTGGGTTTGGGATTCCGGGGTTTTACAGATGAATTCAAGAATTGACCCGTGA